Proteins encoded within one genomic window of Prochlorococcus marinus str. MIT 9515:
- a CDS encoding PRC-barrel domain-containing protein codes for MSLSNTSTNNNGRNSVPSERLWLRSELMGTQVITTDTGRRLGVVGEVVVDIDRREVVALGLRDNPLTRFLPGLPKWMPLESIKQVGDVILVDSLDSLSDGFSPERYGKVINCQVITESGQLLGRVLGFSFDIETGDLISLVTGAVGVPILGEGVLSTWEILVDEIVSSGTDRIIVYEGAEEKLKQLSSGLLDKLGVGGSSWDERESNRYSANLVPVENQLLSGSESEEQNNLIEEFKEEDIEEEEYEEELEYVEIETAKEKINNKKQLYLDNDSSEQLGNQIKKENMKEFVVQRQSISNRASKRPIQRSQEPLDIEPVEDKKIVIDNDQSESFEIDDPW; via the coding sequence ATGAGTTTGTCGAACACATCCACAAATAATAATGGTCGTAATTCCGTACCTAGCGAACGTCTATGGTTAAGATCGGAACTTATGGGGACGCAGGTTATTACTACTGATACTGGTAGGAGATTAGGTGTTGTAGGTGAAGTAGTCGTTGATATTGATAGAAGAGAGGTAGTTGCTTTAGGCCTTAGAGATAATCCTCTTACAAGATTTTTACCTGGTTTACCTAAATGGATGCCTCTTGAAAGCATAAAGCAGGTTGGCGATGTAATTTTGGTAGATTCTTTAGATTCATTAAGTGATGGGTTTTCTCCTGAAAGATATGGGAAAGTTATAAATTGTCAGGTAATTACGGAATCTGGCCAGCTTCTTGGAAGAGTTCTCGGATTTTCTTTCGATATTGAGACTGGAGATTTGATTTCTCTAGTTACGGGTGCTGTGGGAGTCCCCATTCTCGGTGAGGGTGTTTTAAGTACTTGGGAAATCCTTGTGGATGAAATAGTCAGTAGCGGTACTGACAGAATAATTGTTTATGAAGGGGCAGAAGAAAAACTGAAGCAACTCAGTAGTGGATTACTCGATAAACTTGGAGTAGGTGGTTCTTCTTGGGATGAAAGGGAATCGAATAGATATTCAGCAAATCTTGTTCCAGTAGAGAACCAACTACTATCGGGTTCTGAATCAGAAGAACAAAACAATTTAATAGAAGAATTTAAAGAAGAAGATATAGAAGAGGAAGAGTATGAAGAAGAACTTGAATATGTAGAAATTGAGACAGCAAAAGAAAAAATCAATAATAAGAAACAACTTTATTTAGATAATGACTCCTCTGAACAATTAGGTAATCAAATTAAAAAAGAGAATATGAAAGAATTTGTTGTTCAAAGACAATCTATATCAAATCGGGCTTCAAAGAGACCAATTCAAAGATCTCAAGAACCTTTAGATATTGAACCTGTTGAAGACAAAAAAATAGTCATAGATAATGATCAATCAGAGTCTTTTGAAATTGATGATCCTTGGTAA